In Janthinobacterium sp. J1-1, a single genomic region encodes these proteins:
- a CDS encoding nitronate monooxygenase family protein: MALPVALQNLSLPVIASPMFIASGPALVAAQCKAGIVGSFPALNARPAELLDTWLTDLQAELAAFQAANPDKKVGPIAVNQIVHQSNDRLAHDVEVCVKHKIPIIISSLRAPPKEMLDAIHSYGGIVLHDVISIRHAKKALEAGVDGLILVATGAGGHAGTLSPFALVGEVRKFFDGPLALSGAIATGDAVLAAQAMGADFAYIGSRWLATKESNVSDGYRDAIVDSAAADIVYTNLFTGVHGNYLKKSIEAAGLDPEALPEADKTAMNFGSGSAKAWRDIWGAGQGVGLMDDVPTVAEMVERLTAEYEAARARLKL; this comes from the coding sequence ATGGCATTGCCTGTAGCGTTGCAAAACCTGTCCCTTCCCGTTATCGCGTCGCCGATGTTCATCGCCAGCGGCCCGGCCCTAGTCGCGGCGCAGTGCAAGGCCGGCATCGTCGGCTCGTTCCCGGCGCTGAACGCGCGCCCGGCCGAATTGCTCGACACCTGGCTGACCGACCTGCAAGCCGAACTGGCCGCCTTCCAGGCCGCCAACCCCGATAAAAAAGTGGGGCCGATCGCCGTCAACCAGATCGTGCACCAGTCGAACGACCGCCTCGCGCATGACGTGGAAGTGTGCGTCAAGCATAAAATCCCCATCATCATTTCCTCGCTGCGCGCGCCGCCGAAGGAAATGCTCGACGCCATCCACAGCTATGGCGGCATCGTGCTGCACGACGTGATTTCGATCCGCCATGCGAAAAAGGCGCTGGAAGCGGGCGTCGATGGCCTGATCTTGGTGGCGACCGGCGCCGGCGGCCATGCGGGCACCCTGTCACCGTTCGCGCTGGTCGGCGAAGTGCGCAAATTCTTCGACGGCCCGCTGGCGCTGTCCGGTGCTATCGCCACCGGCGACGCCGTGCTGGCCGCGCAGGCGATGGGCGCCGACTTCGCGTATATCGGTTCGCGCTGGCTGGCGACGAAAGAGTCGAACGTCAGCGACGGCTACCGCGACGCCATCGTCGATTCCGCCGCGGCCGACATCGTCTACACGAACCTGTTTACGGGCGTGCACGGCAACTACCTGAAAAAATCGATCGAGGCGGCCGGGCTGGACCCGGAAGCGCTGCCGGAAGCGGACAAGACCGCGATGAATTTCGGCTCGGGCAGCGCCAAGGCCTGGCGCGATATCTGGGGCGCAGGGCAGGGCGTGGGCCTGATGGATGATGTGCCAACGGTGGCCGAGATGGTAGAGCGCTTGACGGCCGAATACGAGGCGGCGCGCGCAAGGTTGAAGTTGTAA
- a CDS encoding hypoxanthine-guanine phosphoribosyltransferase: MQEFHHNRARDLLKNAELLFDQDAVQASITRMAEVLNARYNAEGTKDFPLVLGVMGGAVVFTGNLLPQLSFPLEFDYIHVSRYGDDDKGGEVVWKVIPRSNVAGRTVIVLDDILDEGETLAHVKQRLLDMGAAEVILAVFADKAIGKKKPVQADIVGLVIPNRFVVGFGMDAYGYWRNLPGLWAIKPEDLKQE, from the coding sequence ATGCAAGAATTTCATCACAACCGTGCCCGCGATCTGCTCAAGAACGCGGAGCTGCTGTTCGACCAGGACGCCGTGCAGGCGTCGATCACGCGCATGGCCGAGGTGCTCAACGCGCGCTACAACGCCGAGGGCACCAAGGACTTCCCGCTGGTGCTGGGCGTGATGGGCGGCGCGGTCGTATTTACCGGCAACCTGCTGCCACAGCTGAGCTTTCCGCTGGAGTTCGACTACATTCATGTGAGCCGCTACGGCGACGACGACAAGGGTGGCGAAGTGGTGTGGAAAGTCATCCCGCGCTCGAACGTGGCGGGCCGCACCGTGATCGTGCTCGACGATATCCTCGACGAAGGCGAAACGCTGGCCCACGTCAAGCAGCGCCTGCTCGACATGGGCGCCGCCGAAGTCATCCTGGCCGTGTTTGCCGATAAAGCCATCGGCAAGAAAAAACCGGTGCAGGCCGATATCGTCGGCCTGGTGATCCCGAACCGCTTCGTGGTCGGCTTCGGCATGGATGCGTACGGCTACTGGCGCAACCTGCCGGGGCTGTGGGCGATCAAGCCCGAGGATCTGAAGCAGGAGTGA
- a CDS encoding AMP-binding protein: MTDTLDSLETRTFEARESELMAGLPQLIARAQAAPGWARILAGVNASDISSREALARLPVTRKSDLKQLQQQELPFGGLNTTPKNALARVFVSPGPIFDPEGRGADWWRFARPMYAAGVRAGGLLQNCFSYHFTPAAFMVEGGAARIGCTVIPAGIGQTEMQVQAMVDLKPDTYIGTPSFLKLIIEKAREMGADISSVRQAVMGAEALPESLRNWFAANGVPHVFQTYASADIGSIAYETASNGKLNPGMVVDENVLLEIVHPGSGTPVVPGEVGEVVVTVFNADYPLIRFATGDLSAVLVDAPASPCGRTNTRIRGWMGRADQTTKVRAMFVHPSQVHEIARRHPQIIKARLVVSGRMANDEMTLHCEVDQLDDGAGVEAIIASIRELTKLRGEVRLVARGSLPLDGKIIDDVRDYT, from the coding sequence ATGACCGATACGCTCGACAGCCTGGAAACGCGCACCTTCGAGGCGCGCGAAAGCGAATTGATGGCCGGCCTGCCGCAGCTGATCGCGCGCGCGCAAGCGGCCCCCGGCTGGGCGCGCATCCTGGCCGGCGTCAACGCCAGCGACATCAGCAGCCGCGAGGCGCTGGCGCGGCTGCCCGTCACGCGCAAGTCCGACCTCAAGCAATTGCAGCAGCAAGAACTGCCGTTCGGCGGACTCAATACGACGCCGAAAAACGCCCTGGCGCGCGTGTTCGTCTCGCCCGGCCCCATCTTCGATCCCGAAGGGCGCGGCGCCGACTGGTGGCGCTTTGCGCGGCCCATGTATGCGGCCGGCGTGCGCGCCGGCGGCCTGCTGCAGAACTGCTTTTCGTATCATTTCACGCCGGCCGCCTTCATGGTCGAAGGCGGGGCCGCGCGCATCGGCTGCACCGTGATCCCGGCCGGCATCGGCCAGACGGAAATGCAGGTGCAGGCGATGGTGGACCTCAAACCCGACACCTATATCGGCACGCCGTCATTTTTGAAACTGATCATCGAAAAGGCGCGCGAAATGGGCGCCGATATCAGCAGCGTCAGACAGGCCGTGATGGGCGCCGAAGCGCTGCCCGAATCCCTGCGCAACTGGTTCGCCGCCAACGGCGTGCCGCATGTGTTCCAGACCTATGCCTCGGCCGATATCGGCAGCATCGCCTATGAAACGGCCAGCAACGGCAAGCTCAATCCCGGCATGGTGGTCGATGAAAACGTGCTGCTGGAAATCGTCCATCCGGGCAGCGGCACGCCAGTGGTGCCTGGCGAAGTGGGCGAAGTGGTGGTCACCGTGTTCAATGCCGACTATCCGCTGATCCGCTTTGCCACCGGCGACCTGTCGGCCGTGCTGGTCGACGCGCCCGCCTCGCCGTGCGGGCGCACCAATACCCGCATCAGGGGCTGGATGGGCCGCGCCGACCAGACCACCAAAGTGCGCGCCATGTTCGTCCATCCGTCGCAGGTGCATGAAATAGCGCGCCGCCATCCGCAGATCATCAAGGCGCGGCTGGTGGTGTCGGGCCGCATGGCCAACGACGAGATGACCCTGCATTGCGAAGTGGATCAGCTGGACGATGGCGCGGGGGTGGAGGCGATCATCGCCTCGATCCGCGAACTGACCAAGCTGCGCGGCGAGGTGCGGCTGGTGGCCCGGGGCAGTTTGCCGCTGGACGGGAAAATCATCGACGACGTGCGCGACTACACATAG
- a CDS encoding ABC transporter ATP-binding protein produces MTPTATQAPVKADIPPPYLSVNNIEVIYDHVILVLKGVSLQVPQGKIVALLGANGAGKSTTLKTISTLLRGERGDVTKGEVQFKGERVDQLTPNELVKRGLSQVMEGRHCFGHLTIEENLLTGAYTRSISRAELKDALDKVYHYFPRLKTRRGSQAGYTSGGEQQMCAIGRALMAKPSMILLDEPSMGIAPQIVEEIFGIVKDLNHKENVSFLLAEQNTNVALRYADFGYILENGRVVMEGHAQDLASNEDVKEFYLGVSSAGRKSFRDMKFYRRRKRWLA; encoded by the coding sequence ATGACACCCACTGCCACGCAAGCCCCGGTCAAGGCGGACATTCCGCCGCCCTACCTGTCGGTCAACAATATCGAAGTCATCTACGACCATGTGATCCTGGTCCTGAAGGGCGTGTCGCTGCAGGTCCCGCAGGGCAAGATCGTCGCCCTGCTGGGCGCGAATGGCGCCGGCAAGTCGACTACCCTGAAAACCATCTCGACCTTGTTGCGCGGCGAACGCGGCGACGTCACCAAGGGCGAAGTGCAGTTCAAGGGCGAGCGGGTCGACCAGCTGACGCCGAATGAACTGGTGAAACGGGGCCTGTCGCAGGTGATGGAAGGACGCCACTGTTTCGGCCATTTGACCATCGAGGAAAACCTGCTGACGGGCGCCTACACGCGCAGCATTTCGCGCGCGGAGCTCAAGGATGCGCTGGACAAGGTGTACCACTATTTTCCACGCCTGAAAACGCGGCGCGGCAGCCAGGCCGGCTACACCTCGGGCGGCGAGCAGCAGATGTGCGCGATCGGCCGCGCGCTGATGGCCAAGCCGTCGATGATTTTACTGGATGAGCCGTCGATGGGCATCGCGCCGCAGATCGTCGAAGAGATCTTCGGCATCGTCAAGGACCTGAACCACAAGGAAAACGTGTCGTTTTTGCTGGCCGAGCAGAACACCAACGTGGCGCTGCGCTATGCGGACTTCGGCTACATCCTGGAAAACGGCCGCGTGGTGATGGAAGGCCATGCCCAGGACCTGGCCAGCAATGAAGACGTCAAGGAATTCTACCTGGGCGTGTCCAGCGCCGGGCGCAAGAGCTTTCGCGACATGAAGTTCTACCGCCGCAGGAAACGCTGGCTGGCCTGA
- a CDS encoding ABC transporter substrate-binding protein produces MKHIKSLMLATAFATAALTIAGTAQAQVQEQYIALPSYRVGPYAAGGSGFYGGIIDYFNLVNQAGGVNGVKISWEECETEYNPSRGVECYERLKTKQGGATLVETLSTGVAYGILDRVAQDKIPMTMIGYGRSDAANGKVFPYVYPLISSYWSQAAAMIKYLGDKEGGMDKLKGKKIVHLYHDSAFGKEPMPVLDALSKQYGFELIKIPVAPPGSEQQSQWLQIRQAKPDHVILWGWGVMNSVAIKTAQRNGFPREKMLGVWWAGSEEDTIPSGDAAKGYSAMSFNTPGNYPVLDDIRKKLYASGKGNLADQSRIGSVYHMRGVTAAILWVEAIRTAQDKFGKGKPVTGEQLRWGLENLNVDDARQKAVGALGMFPTVKTSCDDHEGSGAVKVQQWDGKKWTAITPKWIVGDKALVRKLVEESSGKYADEKKITPACMK; encoded by the coding sequence ATGAAACACATCAAATCGCTCATGCTGGCCACCGCCTTTGCCACCGCCGCATTGACCATTGCCGGCACCGCGCAAGCGCAAGTGCAGGAGCAGTACATCGCCCTGCCGTCCTACCGCGTGGGGCCGTATGCGGCCGGCGGCTCGGGCTTTTACGGCGGCATCATCGATTACTTCAACCTGGTCAACCAGGCCGGCGGCGTCAACGGCGTCAAGATCAGCTGGGAAGAATGCGAAACCGAATACAACCCCTCGCGCGGCGTGGAATGCTATGAGCGCCTGAAAACCAAGCAGGGCGGCGCCACCCTGGTCGAAACCCTGTCGACCGGCGTCGCCTACGGCATCCTCGACCGCGTGGCGCAGGACAAGATCCCGATGACCATGATCGGCTACGGGCGCTCGGATGCGGCCAACGGCAAGGTCTTCCCGTATGTGTATCCGCTCATCTCCAGCTACTGGAGCCAGGCCGCCGCCATGATCAAATACCTGGGCGACAAGGAAGGCGGCATGGACAAGCTGAAAGGCAAGAAAATCGTCCACCTGTACCACGACTCGGCTTTCGGCAAGGAGCCGATGCCGGTGCTCGACGCGCTGTCGAAACAGTACGGCTTCGAACTGATCAAGATTCCGGTCGCGCCGCCAGGCAGCGAACAGCAGTCGCAATGGCTGCAGATCCGCCAGGCCAAGCCCGATCACGTGATCTTGTGGGGCTGGGGCGTGATGAATTCGGTGGCCATCAAGACGGCGCAGCGCAACGGCTTCCCGCGCGAGAAAATGCTCGGCGTGTGGTGGGCCGGTTCCGAGGAAGACACGATCCCGTCGGGTGACGCGGCCAAGGGCTATAGCGCCATGAGCTTCAACACGCCTGGCAACTACCCCGTGCTCGACGATATCCGTAAAAAACTCTACGCGTCCGGCAAGGGCAACCTGGCCGACCAGTCGCGCATCGGTTCCGTGTATCACATGCGCGGCGTGACGGCCGCCATCCTGTGGGTCGAAGCGATCCGCACGGCGCAGGACAAGTTCGGCAAGGGCAAGCCGGTCACCGGCGAGCAGCTGCGCTGGGGCCTGGAAAACCTGAACGTCGACGACGCGCGCCAGAAAGCCGTCGGCGCGCTGGGCATGTTCCCCACCGTGAAGACCAGCTGCGACGACCATGAAGGGTCGGGCGCCGTCAAGGTACAGCAGTGGGACGGCAAGAAATGGACCGCCATCACGCCGAAGTGGATCGTCGGCGACAAGGCCCTGGTGCGCAAACTGGTCGAGGAATCGTCCGGCAAATACGCGGACGAGAAGAAGATCACGCCGGCTTGCATGAAGTAA
- a CDS encoding branched-chain amino acid ABC transporter permease, translating to MIYREAGQFKTSYQDDNQIFPIRQDRLALTATLIAAVFLLPYFASPYILSAIMIPFLIFALAALGLNILTGYAGQLSLGTAAFMAVGAFASYNFMARLPGLPLLVSFILGGLCAAMVGIAFGLPSLRIRGFYLAASTLATQFFVVWCLTKIPYLTNYSSSGVVTVQGMQILGYQFDTPQSKYLLVLAIVAGMALLAKNMIRSNVGRSWMAVRDMDMAAEVIGFRLMRTKLLAFAVSSFYCGVAGALYAYAYLGTVEPEAYNLDLSFRILFMIIIGGVGSILGSFLGAAFIVLLPVFLNIVAHGLALPTSVASNLELMVFGALIIFFLIVEPHGLARLWQIAKEKLRLWPFPH from the coding sequence ATGATCTACCGTGAAGCCGGACAATTCAAGACCAGCTACCAGGACGATAACCAGATCTTCCCGATCCGCCAGGACCGCCTGGCATTGACGGCGACCCTGATCGCCGCCGTCTTCCTGCTGCCGTATTTCGCCTCGCCCTACATCCTGTCGGCGATCATGATTCCGTTCCTGATCTTCGCCCTGGCCGCGCTGGGCCTGAACATTTTGACGGGCTACGCCGGCCAGTTGTCGCTGGGCACGGCCGCCTTCATGGCCGTCGGCGCGTTTGCCTCGTATAACTTCATGGCGCGCCTGCCCGGCCTGCCGCTGCTGGTGTCGTTCATCCTGGGCGGCCTGTGCGCGGCCATGGTCGGCATCGCCTTCGGCCTGCCGTCCCTGCGCATCCGCGGCTTCTACCTGGCCGCCTCCACCCTGGCGACACAGTTCTTTGTCGTCTGGTGCCTGACCAAGATCCCGTACCTGACCAACTACAGCTCCTCGGGCGTGGTGACGGTGCAGGGCATGCAGATCCTCGGCTACCAGTTCGACACGCCGCAAAGCAAATACCTGCTGGTGCTGGCCATCGTGGCGGGCATGGCGCTGCTGGCCAAGAACATGATCCGCTCGAACGTGGGCCGCTCGTGGATGGCGGTGCGCGACATGGACATGGCGGCCGAAGTGATCGGTTTCCGGTTGATGCGCACCAAGCTGCTGGCGTTCGCCGTCAGCTCGTTCTACTGCGGCGTGGCCGGCGCCCTGTATGCCTATGCCTACCTGGGCACGGTGGAGCCGGAAGCGTACAACCTGGACCTGTCGTTCCGCATCCTGTTTATGATCATTATCGGCGGCGTGGGCTCGATCCTCGGTTCCTTCCTCGGCGCCGCCTTTATCGTGCTGCTGCCGGTGTTCCTGAACATCGTCGCGCACGGCCTGGCGCTGCCCACCAGCGTGGCCTCGAACCTGGAACTGATGGTGTTCGGCGCGCTGATCATCTTCTTCCTGATCGTCGAGCCGCACGGCCTGGCCAGGCTGTGGCAGATCGCGAAAGAAAAGCTTCGCTTATGGCCGTTCCCGCACTAA
- a CDS encoding branched-chain amino acid ABC transporter permease, which yields MNFFFEVLIGGLLSGVMYALVAIGFVLIYKASGVFNFAQGAMVFFAALTCVGIMDKFGLSLWLAIPLTMVTMIVLGMAIERVVLRPLVNQPEITLFMATIGLAFFIEGLAQLMWGSQVHKLDLPIEDVPMQFLMDHFNIIISQFDVVAAGICALLVICLALLFSKTKVGRALRAVADDHQAALAVGIPLQRIWAVVWGVAGLVAMVAGLLWGARNGVQFALTFIALKALPVLILGGFTSVPGAIVGGLIIGASEKLAEVYIGPMVGGGIEGWFPYVLALLFLLVRPEGLFGEKIIRRI from the coding sequence ATCAATTTTTTCTTTGAAGTGCTGATCGGCGGCCTGCTGTCGGGCGTGATGTATGCGCTGGTGGCGATCGGTTTCGTGCTGATCTACAAGGCCTCGGGCGTGTTCAATTTTGCGCAGGGCGCCATGGTGTTCTTTGCCGCCCTCACCTGCGTCGGCATCATGGACAAGTTCGGCCTGTCGCTGTGGCTGGCCATCCCGCTGACGATGGTCACCATGATCGTGTTGGGCATGGCGATCGAGCGGGTGGTGCTGCGCCCGCTGGTCAACCAGCCCGAGATTACCCTCTTCATGGCCACCATCGGCCTGGCGTTTTTCATCGAGGGCCTGGCGCAGCTGATGTGGGGCTCGCAGGTGCATAAACTGGACCTGCCGATCGAAGACGTGCCGATGCAGTTCCTGATGGATCACTTCAACATCATCATCTCGCAGTTCGACGTGGTGGCGGCCGGCATCTGCGCGCTGCTGGTGATCTGCCTGGCCCTGCTGTTCTCGAAGACCAAGGTGGGCCGCGCCCTGCGCGCGGTGGCCGACGACCACCAGGCCGCGCTGGCGGTGGGCATTCCGCTGCAGCGCATCTGGGCCGTGGTATGGGGCGTGGCTGGCCTGGTGGCGATGGTGGCGGGCCTGCTGTGGGGCGCGCGCAACGGGGTGCAGTTCGCGCTGACCTTTATCGCCCTGAAAGCCCTGCCGGTGCTGATCCTCGGCGGCTTTACCTCGGTGCCGGGCGCGATTGTCGGCGGCCTGATTATCGGCGCGTCCGAAAAGCTGGCGGAAGTGTACATCGGCCCGATGGTGGGCGGCGGCATCGAAGGCTGGTTCCCGTATGTGCTGGCGCTGCTGTTCCTGCTGGTGCGCCCGGAAGGCCTGTTCGGCGAAAAAATCATCCGCCGAATATAA
- a CDS encoding ABC transporter ATP-binding protein has translation MMEHGTMLMNEPDVHFGTERKTGPVILDLKNISLSFGGVKALTDISFDVKQHEIRAIIGPNGAGKSSMLNVINGVYRPQQGEIIYRGEHRRGMDCYEAAKSGIARTFQNIALFKGMTVLDNIMTGRNLKMKSNFLLQALYWGPARREEIEHRKKAEEIIDFLEIQAIRKTPVGRLPYGLQKRVELGRALVAEPEILLLDEPMAGMNVEEKQDMCRFILDVNDQLGTTIVLIEHDMGVVMDISDRVVVLDYGRKIGDGTPDEVRSNQDVINAYLGGVAGNSGSTLPAGETTCP, from the coding sequence ATGATGGAGCACGGCACGATGCTAATGAATGAACCCGACGTCCACTTCGGCACCGAGCGCAAGACCGGCCCCGTGATCCTGGACCTGAAAAATATCTCCCTGTCGTTCGGCGGCGTGAAGGCGCTGACCGATATCTCGTTCGACGTGAAACAGCACGAGATCCGCGCCATCATCGGCCCGAACGGCGCCGGCAAGAGCTCGATGCTCAATGTGATCAACGGCGTGTACCGTCCGCAGCAGGGCGAGATCATCTACCGCGGCGAACACCGGCGCGGCATGGACTGCTACGAGGCCGCCAAGTCCGGCATCGCGCGCACCTTCCAGAATATCGCGCTGTTCAAGGGCATGACGGTGCTGGACAACATCATGACCGGCCGTAACCTGAAGATGAAATCGAACTTCCTGCTGCAGGCCCTGTACTGGGGACCGGCACGGCGCGAAGAGATCGAGCACCGCAAGAAGGCCGAGGAAATCATCGACTTCCTGGAAATCCAGGCCATCCGCAAGACGCCGGTCGGGCGCCTGCCCTATGGCCTGCAAAAGCGCGTCGAACTGGGCCGCGCGCTGGTGGCCGAACCGGAAATTTTGCTGCTGGACGAACCGATGGCCGGCATGAATGTGGAGGAAAAACAGGACATGTGCCGCTTTATCCTCGACGTCAACGACCAGCTGGGCACCACCATCGTGCTGATCGAGCACGACATGGGCGTGGTGATGGATATCTCGGACCGCGTGGTGGTGCTCGACTACGGCCGCAAGATCGGCGACGGCACGCCGGATGAGGTGCGCAGCAACCAGGATGTGATTAATGCTTACCTCGGTGGTGTAGCCGGGAATTCAGGCAGCACGCTGCCTGCCGGCGAAACGACCTGTCCGTAA
- a CDS encoding AMP-binding protein gives MPTFPRRLVQHGAVRPDKPAFREKYLGIWQTWTWQDVNAEVRALACGLAAIGFQRGMNLAIIGDNRPRLYWAMLAAQSLGGVPVPLYQDAPAADMAYVLQDAHIQYAIVEDQEQVDKLLELKNLYPHVAHIAYDDERGMRHYHQPELISFAGLQALGREYDRAHPGFFEAAVEAGRGTDSAVILYTSGTTGKPKGVCQSHAALLSAGEGCVAFDQLTDDEDILSYLPMAWVGDCLFSLAQAMVAGFTVNCPESGDTVMIDMREIGPTCYFAPPRVFENMLTSVMIRMEDASSIKRRVFSHFMDVARRCGAQILDGKPVALMDRLSYQLGNVLVYGPLKNVLGLSRVRVAYTAGAAIGPDLFRFYRSIGVNLKQLYGSTETCAYVCLQPDGNIKFDSVGLPAPGVEVKLAANGEVLVRSPATMSGYYHRPEATAEVIDADGYFHTGDAGVFDSEGHLKIIDRAADVGKMNCGAIFAPNYIENKLKFFPFIKEVVAFGHGRDQVCAFINIDIEAVGNWSERRGIAYAGYTDLAAREETYGLIRDCIEQVNAELAADPLMDRTQVHRFLVLHKELDPDDDELTRTRKVRRKFIAEKYAVLISALYEGKTSQFIETQVKFEDGRTGSTSADLQIWSSKTWPALGLAA, from the coding sequence ATGCCGACTTTTCCCCGGCGCCTGGTGCAGCATGGCGCCGTCCGTCCCGACAAACCCGCCTTTCGCGAAAAATACCTGGGCATCTGGCAAACCTGGACCTGGCAGGACGTCAATGCCGAGGTCCGCGCCCTCGCCTGCGGCCTGGCCGCGATCGGCTTCCAGCGCGGCATGAACCTGGCCATTATCGGCGACAACCGCCCGCGCCTGTACTGGGCCATGCTGGCCGCGCAAAGCCTGGGCGGCGTGCCGGTGCCGTTGTACCAGGATGCACCGGCGGCCGACATGGCCTATGTGCTGCAGGACGCGCATATCCAGTATGCCATCGTCGAAGACCAGGAACAGGTCGACAAGCTGCTCGAACTGAAAAACCTGTATCCGCACGTGGCCCATATCGCCTATGACGATGAACGCGGCATGCGCCATTACCACCAGCCTGAACTCATTTCGTTTGCCGGCCTGCAGGCGCTGGGCCGCGAGTACGACCGCGCCCATCCGGGCTTTTTCGAAGCGGCGGTGGAAGCGGGCCGCGGCACCGATTCGGCCGTGATTTTGTACACCTCGGGCACCACCGGCAAACCGAAGGGCGTGTGCCAGAGCCACGCCGCGCTGCTATCGGCTGGCGAAGGCTGCGTCGCCTTCGACCAGCTGACCGACGACGAAGATATCCTGTCCTACCTGCCGATGGCCTGGGTCGGCGACTGCCTGTTTTCGCTGGCGCAGGCGATGGTGGCCGGGTTTACCGTCAACTGCCCCGAGTCCGGCGATACGGTGATGATCGACATGCGCGAAATCGGCCCCACCTGCTATTTTGCGCCGCCCCGCGTGTTTGAAAACATGCTCACCAGCGTGATGATACGGATGGAGGACGCCAGCAGCATCAAGCGCCGCGTGTTCAGCCACTTCATGGACGTCGCCAGGCGCTGCGGCGCGCAGATTTTGGACGGCAAGCCGGTCGCGCTGATGGACCGCCTCAGCTACCAATTGGGCAATGTGCTGGTCTATGGCCCATTGAAAAACGTGCTGGGACTGTCGCGCGTGCGCGTGGCGTACACCGCCGGCGCCGCCATCGGCCCAGACCTGTTCCGCTTCTACCGCTCGATCGGCGTCAACCTCAAGCAGCTGTACGGCTCGACCGAAACCTGTGCCTACGTATGCCTGCAACCGGACGGCAATATCAAGTTCGACAGCGTCGGCCTGCCGGCGCCCGGCGTGGAGGTGAAACTGGCGGCCAATGGCGAAGTGCTGGTCAGGTCGCCGGCCACCATGAGCGGCTATTACCACCGCCCCGAGGCCACCGCCGAAGTGATCGACGCCGATGGCTACTTTCATACGGGCGACGCCGGCGTGTTCGACAGCGAAGGCCATCTGAAAATCATCGACCGCGCGGCCGATGTCGGCAAGATGAACTGCGGCGCCATCTTCGCGCCCAACTATATCGAAAACAAGCTCAAGTTCTTCCCCTTCATCAAGGAAGTGGTGGCCTTCGGCCATGGCCGCGACCAGGTCTGCGCCTTTATCAATATCGATATTGAAGCGGTCGGCAACTGGTCCGAACGGCGCGGCATAGCGTATGCCGGCTATACCGACCTGGCCGCGCGCGAGGAAACCTATGGCCTGATCCGCGACTGCATCGAGCAGGTCAATGCGGAACTGGCGGCCGACCCGCTGATGGACCGCACCCAGGTGCACCGCTTCCTGGTGCTGCACAAGGAGCTGGACCCCGATGACGACGAGCTGACCCGCACGCGCAAGGTGCGCCGCAAATTCATCGCCGAGAAATACGCGGTGCTGATATCCGCCCTGTACGAGGGCAAGACCTCGCAGTTCATCGAGACCCAGGTCAAATTCGAGGACGGCCGCACTGGTTCCACCAGCGCCGACCTGCAGATCTGGAGCAGCAAAACCTGGCCGGCCCTGGGCTTGGCAGCATGA
- a CDS encoding Crp/Fnr family transcriptional regulator, which translates to MKSADISLKDAVRAANWAQLLDADQLARVEADTVETFVPKGGFVCRKGEPAEYWIGVISGMVKMNNFSASGKAMTFIGVPPGSWFGEGSLLKNEIRKYDTMALRDTRVARLPASTFHWLLDTSLPFTRFLLMQLNERLGQFIGMVENDRLLDLNTRVARCLASMFNSHLYPGVDTLVQLSQEEIGLLSGSSRQRANQALQVLEKQGLLRLDYGGIRVLDLDGLRRYEADDAT; encoded by the coding sequence ATGAAATCAGCCGATATCAGTCTCAAGGACGCCGTGCGCGCAGCCAACTGGGCGCAGTTGCTTGACGCCGATCAACTGGCGCGCGTGGAAGCCGATACCGTGGAAACGTTCGTGCCGAAAGGCGGCTTTGTCTGCCGCAAAGGCGAGCCGGCCGAGTACTGGATCGGTGTTATCAGCGGCATGGTCAAGATGAATAATTTTTCCGCTTCCGGCAAGGCCATGACCTTTATCGGCGTGCCGCCCGGCAGCTGGTTTGGCGAAGGCTCGCTGCTGAAAAACGAGATCCGCAAATACGACACGATGGCCCTGCGCGACACGCGCGTGGCGCGCCTGCCGGCATCCACTTTTCACTGGCTGCTCGACACCAGTCTGCCGTTTACGCGCTTTTTGCTGATGCAGCTGAACGAGCGTTTGGGCCAGTTTATCGGCATGGTGGAAAACGACCGCCTGCTGGACCTGAACACGCGCGTGGCGCGCTGCCTGGCGTCGATGTTCAACTCGCATCTGTACCCGGGGGTGGACACCCTGGTGCAGCTGTCGCAGGAAGAGATCGGGCTGCTGTCGGGTTCTTCGCGCCAGCGCGCCAACCAGGCCTTGCAGGTGCTGGAAAAACAGGGTTTATTGCGCCTCGATTACGGCGGCATCCGCGTGCTCGATCTGGACGGCTTGCGCCGCTACGAGGCCGACGATGCCACCTGA